The following nucleotide sequence is from Gemmatimonadota bacterium.
CGGTGACCGCGCTCGACGACGGCCGTTCCCTCGGCATAACGTGGCAGTCGCGTCCGAATGTGAATGTGTCGGATGGGATCGTCGACGGACCGTATCACCGGGAGCGGGTCACCCTCATGGCATACGATTCCACCGGTGCGGTCGGCGACACGCTCGGCGTATGGCCTGGCCTGCAGCGGAGTGCAGGGCTGCCGATCCGATTCGCGCGCGGAGTGGTCTATGATGGCCGAGGGAATCGAACGGCGATTGGTGTGAGTGACTCGGTTGACATCACCTTGTTTGATGGGGCGTCACTCGTGCGGCGGCTGGTAGGGCCTGCATCACTCAGAGCGGTCACGCCAGCCGATCTCTTGGCATGGCGCGAAGGGGTCAAGGCTGAGATGCAGGATCTCGCGGCCTTTCTCATCAAGGCGAACGACGAGGGGCCCGCGGTGGCGACGCTGCCGACGGTCGGTGGTGTGGTGATCGATGACGAGGGAAATCTCTGGATCGGAGAGTTCGCGGTGCCGAAGCAGGCTTCGCGACGGTGGCATATCTACTCTGCCGAAGGAAAGGCGCTGGGTGTGGTGGAACTGCCCGCGCTCGCGCCGGCCTTCCTGACGACCCATACCGAGCTGCTCGACGTCGCCCAGGGTCGTCTCGCGCTGTTGCGCGAGATGCCCGATGGCGAGCTGGTCGTGGAAGTCAGGAATATCCGGCGTTAGCATTACTGAATGATCGACGAAGCCAGTGTAACCCTCGATGTCGCCACCCCCAGCGACCAGCTCCTCCTCGCAAACCTGCTCGAGCTCTACATCCACGATTTGAGTGCGGCCTTCCCCGACGTGGTGCAGGGTCCTGATGGCCGCTTCGGCTACAAGTGGCTGCCGCTGTACTGGTCGGAGCCGGATCGCCGGATGCCTTTCATCATTCGACATAGGGGTACGGTGGCGGGTTTCGTACTGGCGACGCGCGGGTCACCTTCGTTCGACGACGCGGCAGTGCTCGATGTTGCCGAATTCTTCGTCTTGCGGCGCTTTCGGCGCGCTGGCGTGGGGCGCGCGGCGGCTCGTCTCCTCTGGCAGCGGATGCCGGGGCACTGGGTGGTCCGGGTCTCCGAGGGGTCGCCTGGGGCGTTGCCGTTCTGGCGAGAAGTCATCGGCGAGTTCAGCGGTGGGAGCGCCATGGTATCGGTCCGACCAGGCGATCCCCATCCCCAGCACGTCTTCGATT
It contains:
- a CDS encoding GNAT family N-acetyltransferase, with the protein product MIDEASVTLDVATPSDQLLLANLLELYIHDLSAAFPDVVQGPDGRFGYKWLPLYWSEPDRRMPFIIRHRGTVAGFVLATRGSPSFDDAAVLDVAEFFVLRRFRRAGVGRAAARLLWQRMPGHWVVRVSEGSPGALPFWREVIGEFSGGSAMVSVRPGDPHPQHVFDFVSAG